The following is a genomic window from Chloracidobacterium sp..
GCGTTGTCAACGTGCTTTTGGGCTGCCGCAAGCACTTTGACGTGCTCGACCGAGCTGATCTCCATTGCCGAAATGAAATGCTTCGGCAAATTGGCCTCGTGATCGACGACAAATTCAGCAGCGTTCGTTATCGATTCCTCGTTGGTCTGATCGACCGTCATCCCGAGCGCCTCGGCGGCTGCGGTATGAACGTATGTGCGCGTGCCGAGCGTATCGTGGCGAACGTATGCCCATGAGAAGTTCGGTTCGATGCCTGACGATGTTTCGGCAACAAGCGAGATCGTTCCTGTAGGAGCGATGGTCGTAACCTCGTAATTTCGCGGCGTAAGAGGAACCTCGCGCGAGATGCCGATGTCCTCGTAAATGAACTTGGAATAAGCCTCACGATTCGCTTCGAACTCAGGGAACGTACCTTTCTCACGGCCGAGGTTCAGGCTCGCCATCCATGATTCGCGGCGTACAAAGCCCATCAGGCGCTCGATCAGCTGAAGTGACTCATCACTGCCGTAAGTAATGCCAAGCTTGAGGCAAAGGTCGGCAAAGCCCATAATACCGAGACCGACCGGGCGTGTGCGCTTTACTACCTCGTCGATCTCAGGCAGCGGGAAATAACCGGCATCTACGACGTTATCGAGAAAGCGGGTGCAAATATGCGTAACGCTTGCGAGGCGTTCCCAATCAATATAGCCGCCGTCCTCGGCAGTGCTTGAATAGAATTTCGCAACATCTATCGAGCCGAGATTGCAGGAGTTATTGAAGTGAAGCTGCTGCTCGCCGCAAGGATTGCATGCGTAGATCGGCCCCATCGATGCCATCAAATGGTTGTGGCGGTTCACTTCGTCAATGAAAATGATGCCCGGCTCAGCGTATTTGTGTGCCGACGCGATGATCCTGTTCCAGATGTCCGGAGCGTAGATCATGCCGTCCATCGGCGGCTCTTCGATAACGCAGTCGGTCAGGTCGGCGGTCTCGAATGCGAGTTTATCGGCAAACGTTACCGTTGAGCCGTCGGGCTTGCGGTAAACGACATACGGGCTGCCGGTCGCCGCGTCAAAGATAGGGCTTGTCCACGGTTCACCGTCAAATTCCGTCTGATACCACGTGCCGTTATCGACGGCATCCATGAAAAGATCGGTAACGGTTACTGAGATGTTGAAGTTCGTAAGACTCGTCTGGTCGTTCTTCGCATGTATAAAGCGAAGCATGTCCGGGTGCGAAACGCTCAGGATGCCCATATTAGCGCCGCGCCGAACGCCGCCCTGCTTTACGACCTCGGTCGTCTGGTTAACGATGTTCATGAATGAGACAGGCCCCGAAGCCACGCCTCGCGTCGATTGGACCATAGCACCGGCAGGCCGAAGGAATTCGTAGGTCATGCCCGTTCCGCCGCCAGTCTGGTGGATGATCGCGACATTTTTTGCGTGCTCCATTATTCCGTCGATCGAATCGGGCACATTCAGGACAAAACACGCGGCAAGCTGACCCTTGGGTTTGCCCGCATTTACGAGACACGGCGTGTTCGGTATGAACTCGCGGGCGAACATTACCGGAGCCATTTCGTTATAAAATTGATTTTGCCTGATCGGGTCAGGCTCGGCCTTTGAAATATGACCGACGACGCGGCGGACGATGTCCTGCCACGTTTCGAGCGGCTCGCCGTCAAGACCTTTTGTAGCGTACCGTTTTGCGACCACTCTTTGAGCATTTAGGCCTAAAGGTGCAAACTCTCGGCCGGCGGCGGTTCCGGTGCCGTTTGCGTGTTCGACTGTCGTCGTTCCGGTAAAATTAGGGTCAAAAATGCTCGTCATAAGATACTTCTCCTCATTACGGCTTATAATAGCCGTACAGTCTCACGAGGCCGCTGCCTCTAGGCTAAATTTCTACGTTTTGGAAGTGGTTTGATCACCGATGTAGGGCAGTCTAGCCG
Proteins encoded in this region:
- a CDS encoding adenosylcobalamin-dependent ribonucleoside-diphosphate reductase — protein: MTSIFDPNFTGTTTVEHANGTGTAAGREFAPLGLNAQRVVAKRYATKGLDGEPLETWQDIVRRVVGHISKAEPDPIRQNQFYNEMAPVMFAREFIPNTPCLVNAGKPKGQLAACFVLNVPDSIDGIMEHAKNVAIIHQTGGGTGMTYEFLRPAGAMVQSTRGVASGPVSFMNIVNQTTEVVKQGGVRRGANMGILSVSHPDMLRFIHAKNDQTSLTNFNISVTVTDLFMDAVDNGTWYQTEFDGEPWTSPIFDAATGSPYVVYRKPDGSTVTFADKLAFETADLTDCVIEEPPMDGMIYAPDIWNRIIASAHKYAEPGIIFIDEVNRHNHLMASMGPIYACNPCGEQQLHFNNSCNLGSIDVAKFYSSTAEDGGYIDWERLASVTHICTRFLDNVVDAGYFPLPEIDEVVKRTRPVGLGIMGFADLCLKLGITYGSDESLQLIERLMGFVRRESWMASLNLGREKGTFPEFEANREAYSKFIYEDIGISREVPLTPRNYEVTTIAPTGTISLVAETSSGIEPNFSWAYVRHDTLGTRTYVHTAAAEALGMTVDQTNEESITNAAEFVVDHEANLPKHFISAMEISSVEHVKVLAAAQKHVDNAISKTCNGAKDDTVESVDELYHLARSLGCKAVSYYRDGSREGQVLNAMKTSEAETKQEEAAEEAADSTSYSQASDVDTSVRVERPRELQGSTWRIPFEGQNLYVTVNHDGRRILEVFVVGPISAGVGLLASKMLRGGFDVRDVARSLDKVTATHAVWFNERLLTSPEQAVAECLSLVDRRLKNMPESQRSTGHAEGIKTDRAMANMVGKCPECGGQLEHASGCDSCRDCGYSKCK